In Nocardioides sp. WS12, the DNA window CGATCGCCGGCTTCGCGAGCCTCCACTGCGCGATCACCCTGCTCTTCGCGCTGATGGTCCAGTACACGTTGCGCTCGAAGATCCTGAAGTGGGTCTTCTGGGTGAACTTCGGCCTGACCGTCGTCGCGACCCTGTACTTCGGCTGGCACTACGTCGCCGACGACATCGCGGGCATCGCGATTGCCGTCGTGGCCTTCTACGTCGGTGGGATCGCGAGCGGTCAGAAGTTCGATCGCGGCCTGCATTCACACCCGACCACGACGACGTCGAAGGTACCCATCGAGGTCGACTAACGACGTCATTTCGAGAGTTACAACGATGTAGTTCGTCAAGCCGACACGCCGATGAATCCTGAGAATGTTGGGGTTTTTGTTTCGGATGTGACGAAATCGCACTACGGTGACGCGAGTGCGCACTCCAACTCTCGGGTCAGGTCTTCTTGCGCTGGTGCTGACGGCGGCCGTCTTCGTCCCCGGGGCGCAGGCTGATCCAGCCGATCCCGACACCCCCTCGGTGAGCGACGTCCGCGCCGCGCGGGACCGGGCATCCGTCGCGAAGACGAAGGTGCAGGTCGTCCAGGAGAAGCTCGCGGCGGCTGCTGCCGACCTCGAGACGGCCTCGGTTCGCGCCGCGAAGGCCACCGAGGCCTGGAATGGCGCCCGGTGGGCCGCCCAACAGGCGCGGACCGCCCAACGGGTCGCGGAAGCGGCGTCGGTGAGGGCCGACCAGACGATGGCCCTCCAGAAGGTCGACTACCGCGACGCCGTGATCACCGCTGAGGCGATGGGCCTCGAACTGTCTGCCGTCGGTGCCTTCATCTCTGCCGACGGGATGGAGGCCCTGGTCGAGCGATCCGCTGCCATCGACCACGTCCAGGCCATGTTCAACCAGCAGCGCAACGAGTTCATCGCGGCGGCCGACGACGCCGAGAAGGCCGAGAAGGTCGCCTCGGCCGCAGCGGTCCGTGCCGACCGGGCCGCAGCCGACGCTCGCGTCGCGCGCGACGAGGCGCAGGACGCCGCCCGGACCGCCGCTGCGACCACGGCCCGCATCGAACGCCGCAAGGCCCAACTGGTCCGCACCCTCGCCCGACTGCAGGGCGTCAGTGTCACCCTCGCCGCCCGCCGCCAGGCTGCGCTCGAGGAGGAACGCCGGGCTGCCCGGGTCGCGGCCAGGCCGACCCCGGTTCGCGACGCCACTCCGACGCCCGAGCCGAAGGACCCCGATCCGAAGCCGGCCGACCCCGGCCCAGCTCCTGCACCGAGCAACGGTGCCCAGGCGGCCATCGCGTTCGCCCGCGCCCAGCTCGGCGAGCCGTACCGGTGGGGCGCCTCCGGCCCGAACGCATGGGACTGCTCCGGCCTGACCGCCGAAGCCTGGGCAGCCGGCGGCAAGAGCCTCCCGCACTACTCCGTCGCCCAGTACGACGTCTCCACGCCCATCTCGGGTGGCCAGTTGCGGCCCGGCGACCTGGTGTTCTGGGGCGAGGGCAGCAACCCCGGCTCGATCTACCACGTCGCGCTCTACGTCGGGAACGGCCAGATCATCCACGCACCGCGCACCGGCCGTCCGGTCACCCAGGAATCGCTCCACTACTGGCGCACCCCGGATTTCTACGCCCGTCCCTGATGCCCACACTTCGTGGTCCGTTAGGTTCAGTCCATGGCTGAGGACACGACCACGACCAAGCCCCCGGCACTCACGATCGACGTCCCTGGCCTGACCAGCGTCCTCGATGGCAAGTACGTCGACATGCGCACCGAGGTGCGCCGGTTGCTGCCGTCGTACGCCTCGGTCCTGGAGGACGCCGAGACGATGACCCGCGACGAGTTCCGCGAGCGGGTGCGCGAGGTGGTCCTCGAGATCGCCGAGACCGGCGCCCCCGGCGTGGGCTTCCCGAAGGAGTACGGCGGCGGGGAGGACATCGGCGCCTCGATCGCCGCCTTCGACACCCTCGCGTACGGCGACCTGTCGGTGCTCGTGAAGTTCGGCGTCCAGTTCGGCCTGTTCGGTGGCGCGATCCTGCAGCTCGGCACGAAGCGGCACCACGACGCGTATCTCCCGGACCTGATCACCGGCAAGCTGTTCGGCTGCTTTGCCATGACGGAGACCGCCCACGGCAGCAACGTGCAGGCGCTGGGCACCCTGGCGACGTACGACGCGGCTGCGGGGGAGTTCGTGATCACGACGAGCACGCCTGAAGCGGGCAAGGACTACATCGGCAACGCGGCGAAGCACGCCCGGATGGCGGCTGTGTTCGCGCAGCTCGAAGTCGAGGGCGAGGGACACGGCGTGCACGCGTTCGTGGTGCCGATCCGCGATGAGCTGGGCAACCCCCTCCCGGGCATCCGGATCGAGGACGACGGCCACAAGATGGGCCTCAACGGCGTCGACAACGGCCGGATCTGGTTCGACGGCGTGCGCGTCCCGCGCGAGGCGCTGCTCAACAAGTTCGCCGACGTGACCGAGGACGGGAAGTACGTCAGCGAGATCGAGAGCTCGGGCCGCCGCTTCTTCACGATGCTCGGAACCCTCGTCCAGGGCCGGGTCTCGGTCGGTTCGGCCGCGGTCAGCACGGCGAAGGTGGCCCTGACGATCGCGGTGAAGTACGGCCTGCACCGCAGGCAGTTCGAGACGGGCAACGCCAAGGAGGGCGAGGACGCCGAGCAGCTGCTGCTGGACTACGGCCTGCACCAGCGCCGGCTGTTCCCGCGCCTGGCCCGGACCTACGCCCTGCACTTCGCGCAGGAGGTGCTCGCCAGCCGGCTGCACGACGTCTTCTCGGGAATCACTCCGGACGAGGAGTCCCGGCGGCTGCTGGAGTCGCGCGCCGCGGGCACGAAGGCGCTGTCGACCTGGCTCGCCACCGATGTCATCCAGGAGTGCCGCGAGGCCTGCGGCGGAGCCGGCTATCTGTCGGTCAACCGGTTCGCCGCGCTGAAGGCCGACACGGACGTGTTCATGACCTTCGAGGGCGACAACCACGTCCTGCTGCAACTGGTCGGCAAGGGCCTGCTCACCGACTATGCCAGCGACTTCTCCGACCTCGACCAGCTCGGGATGGTCCGGTTCGTGGCCAGCGTCGCCGTGGAGACGGTGCTGGAGAAGACCCGCGTCCACAAGATCCTGCAGCAGATCCGTGACGCGCTGCCCGACCGCGACGACGCCTGGTACACCGACAGCGGCCTGCTCGACCCGAGCTACCACCTCGCGATGTTCCGGTTCCGCGAGGAGCACCGGATCGGTGGCGTCGCCAAGCGGCTCAAGCGCGGCGTCGACTCCGGGATGAACCCGGGAGAGGTCTTCTCCCGGGTCCAGGACCACGTGATCTCCACGGCCAAGGCGCACGTCGAGCGGCTGGTCCTCGAGGCGTTCGTCGAGAAGCTCGCGACCCTCGATGACGGGGACAACAAGCTCGCCCTCAACATGTTGTGTGACCTGTATGCGTTGACGAGCATCGAGGACGACGCCGCCTGGTTCATGGAGCACGGTCGCCTCACCACGCAGCGGTCCAAGCAGATCACCCGCGAGATCGGTGACCTGTGCCGTCGGGTGCGCCCGGTCGCCGGCGACCTGGTCGACGCGTTCGCGGTGCCGACCGAACTGCTGCGCGCCCCGGCGCTGATCCAACCGGTGGTTGAGGTGCGAGCGAAGCGAGCCAGCCCGGTGGTTGAGGTGCGAGCGAAGCGAGCCTCGAAACCATGATTCGCAAGGCACTGTCCCGCGTCCCCGGCATCGGCGACTGGGACGAAGACCCGCTCTGGGCGACCTTCTACGACTGGACCGTCGAGCACCCTCGTGCCGGCGGAGCGCTCTGGCGGGTCGGGATCAACAGCGACCTGAGCCGGCTCTACAAGGCCGCCGCCGAGATCGGTGCCCAACCGGCCGGCAAGCGGATCCTCGACATCCCCTGCGGGGGCGGCGTCGCCCTGCGCGGCCTCAAGCCCGGTCAGGGCGTCGAGTACGTCGCCGGCGACATCGCGCAGGCGATGCTGGACCGCACGATGCGGGCAGCCGAGGTGCGGGGGGTCGCCGACCAGGTCGTGCCGGAGATCGCCGACGTCGGGAACCTGCCGTTCGACGACGCCTCGTTCGACATGGTCGTCACCTTCACCGGGCTGCACTGCTTCCCCGACCCCGCACGTGCGGTGGTCGAGATGGCGCGCGTGCTCAAGCCGGGCGGCGTCCTCACGGGCAGCGCCCTGTTCAACGACACAGGGTTGCGGTTCGAGCCGATGCGGCGGATCGGGCGACTCGCCAGCGTGCTCGGCCCCGGCTGCACGAGCAACGACCTCCAGGGCTGGCTTGCGGGACAAGGGATCGCGGACGTCGTACTCGAGAAGAGCGGAGCGATCGGCTACTTCCGCGGAGTCAAGCGCACGTGAGGAGAGGGAGCGCCGCGCGGCGCGAGGCTGTCTTCACGGCGTTGCGGGACCTGCTCCTGGCCAAGCCGTGGGGAGACGTCACCCTCGAGGCGGTCGCGAAGGACGCCGGTGTCAGCCGGCAGACCCTCTACAACTCGTTCGGGTCGCGCTACGGCCTGGCGCAGGCGTACACGATCGCCCTGGCCGACGCGCTGTGCGACCTGATCGCCGCCACCCTCGAGGAGCACCGCGACGACCCGCGCGCCGGGCTGGAAGCGGGTCTGCAGATCTACCTGGAGGTCGCCGCGACCGACCCGCTCATCCAGCGCGTGCGCGCCGGTGACGCGCATCCGGACCTGGTCCAGTTGGTGACCGCCGACGCGGGCACCCTGCTGACCCACGTCGCATCCCGGCTCGAGGTCGCCCTGCGCAACTCCTGGCCCGACGTCGACGTCGACCAACGCCGCACGCTGGCGCGCACCGTCGCCCGGATCGCGGTCAGCTTCGTCCCGATGCCCCCGGAGTACGACGACAGCCCGGCCGTGATCGCAACCGAACTGTCCTCACTGCTTGCTCCGCGCTGACGCGAGTTGGGGTTTGTCGCGCGCGACTTGGGGTTTGTGACCGTCGAGTTGGGGTTTGTGTCTCGCGGCGTACGGGTCAGGCGATCCAGGCGGGCGAGACGGGCTCGCCACGGCCTTCAGGTGAGATCGGGGTCGCCACTCCGCTGGCCGGGCCGGTGATGACGAACACCGCGCCGGACTCGGTGCTGACCTGCCGCTGCGCGCCGGCGGGCAGGACCAGGGTGTCACCGGCTGACAGGTCGATGGTCTCGGTGTCGACGACCACGGTCGCCGTGCCGTCGAGCACGTGCCACGCCTGCTCGACGTCAAAGGCGTGCTGTGGTCCTCGCTGGCCGGTCTGCATCGCGACGCGCCACAGGCTCAGCGTCTGCGTTCCGCCCTGGGTGGGCGACGCGAGCGTGGTCATCGAAGCGTTGGGCGTCTCGGTGACGCGACTTTCCGAACGGGCGATCTTGACGGCGGGCATACCGACTCCAGGTAGATAGACAATGTTGTTGTCTATCTACCGTAGGCAACGCGTTGGATATGGTCAACCGAGTTGTCGAACTGGAGGTACTCATGAGCGAGCCGGGCTGGCGCGTCGTACTGCTCCTGGCCGGCGCGTTCCGGGACGCCGTCGATGCCCTCCACGGGGAGCTGGCCGAGCAGGGCCATCCCGAGGCTCGGCCGTTGCACGGATTCGCGCTCCAGGCGATCGGCCCCGAGGGGTGCACGATCAACGAGCTCGGTCATCGTCTTGGCGTCTCGAAGCAGGCTGCGGCCAAGACCGCGGCTGGCCTCGAGGGAGCCGGGTACGTCGCCCGAGGCTCAGTGCCGGGCGATCGAAGGGCGGTCCAGCTGCGTTGTACGCCTCGCGCTGAGGAGTTCCTGGCCGCCAGCGCGGCCGGCTTCGAGCACGTCATGGACCGCTGGCGGAATCAGCTCGGCGCCGTCCGCTTCGACGCGATGGTCGACGCCCTCGCCGAAGTGGCCGGAGACCGGCCCATCGGCGACCTGCCCGGCTGGCTCACCCAAACCCCAACTCGCGGGTCACAAACCCCAACTCGCGGGTCACAAACCCCAACTCGCGGGTGACAAACCCCAACTCGGCTGATCAGATCAGTGCGGGTCGAGCTTGAAGCGCTCGAAGGACGCGTTGATCTCGGCCTCGGCCTCGACGCGGCCGACCCAGTCGGCGCCTTCGACGGACTTGCCGGGCTCGAGGTCCTTGTAGACCTCGAAGAAGTGCTGGATCTCGAGGCGGTCGAAGTTCGCCACGTGGTTGATGTCGCGCAGGTGCTCCATGCGGGGGTCGCCCGCGGGGACGCAGAGGACCTTGTCGTCGCCGCCGGCCTCGTCGGTCATGCGGAACATGCCGATCGCACGGCACTTGATCAGGATGCCGGGGAACGTCGGCTCCTGCAGCAGCACGAGGGCGTCGAGCGGGTCGCCGTCCTGGCCGAGGGTGTCCTCGATGTAGCCGTAGTCAGCGGGGTACATGGTCGAGGTGAAGAGGAACCGGTCGAGACGCATGCGTCCCGACTCGTGGTCGACCTCGTACTTGTTGCGGCTCCCCTTGGGGATTTCCACGAGGACGTCGAATTCCAGCACTGGCTTCCTCCACAAATTTCTGGCCCGGATGTCGGGTCCGGCGGGGGCGGCCGCTGGTTCTTCAGGCCTGCCCCACGTCGTTGTCGGCGTCATTGTCCCGCACAATGTCTCCGAACGCGCAGTCGGGGAGAGGGAAAAGTGGCCAGCAGCGACGAGGAGCGGGGTTCCGGGCGCCTGAAGAGGGCGTTCGGTGGGTTCGTCGTGGTCGCGCTGGTTGCCGGCGGCGGCGTCGCCTGGCAGACCGGATGGGCCGAGCAGCAGTGGGACGACTTCCGCAACGGGCAGTCGGGCGTGCCCGCCGACCCGGCCGCGGTGGCACCGCCGCCCGAGGTCGATGTGCCGGACGTCGTACTCCCGGGCGCGGTGGCGGAGCCGGCCAACGGGCTGGGCCCACTGAATCCCGCGGCGCTGAAGC includes these proteins:
- a CDS encoding C40 family peptidase; this translates as MRTPTLGSGLLALVLTAAVFVPGAQADPADPDTPSVSDVRAARDRASVAKTKVQVVQEKLAAAAADLETASVRAAKATEAWNGARWAAQQARTAQRVAEAASVRADQTMALQKVDYRDAVITAEAMGLELSAVGAFISADGMEALVERSAAIDHVQAMFNQQRNEFIAAADDAEKAEKVASAAAVRADRAAADARVARDEAQDAARTAAATTARIERRKAQLVRTLARLQGVSVTLAARRQAALEEERRAARVAARPTPVRDATPTPEPKDPDPKPADPGPAPAPSNGAQAAIAFARAQLGEPYRWGASGPNAWDCSGLTAEAWAAGGKSLPHYSVAQYDVSTPISGGQLRPGDLVFWGEGSNPGSIYHVALYVGNGQIIHAPRTGRPVTQESLHYWRTPDFYARP
- a CDS encoding acyl-CoA dehydrogenase, coding for MAEDTTTTKPPALTIDVPGLTSVLDGKYVDMRTEVRRLLPSYASVLEDAETMTRDEFRERVREVVLEIAETGAPGVGFPKEYGGGEDIGASIAAFDTLAYGDLSVLVKFGVQFGLFGGAILQLGTKRHHDAYLPDLITGKLFGCFAMTETAHGSNVQALGTLATYDAAAGEFVITTSTPEAGKDYIGNAAKHARMAAVFAQLEVEGEGHGVHAFVVPIRDELGNPLPGIRIEDDGHKMGLNGVDNGRIWFDGVRVPREALLNKFADVTEDGKYVSEIESSGRRFFTMLGTLVQGRVSVGSAAVSTAKVALTIAVKYGLHRRQFETGNAKEGEDAEQLLLDYGLHQRRLFPRLARTYALHFAQEVLASRLHDVFSGITPDEESRRLLESRAAGTKALSTWLATDVIQECREACGGAGYLSVNRFAALKADTDVFMTFEGDNHVLLQLVGKGLLTDYASDFSDLDQLGMVRFVASVAVETVLEKTRVHKILQQIRDALPDRDDAWYTDSGLLDPSYHLAMFRFREEHRIGGVAKRLKRGVDSGMNPGEVFSRVQDHVISTAKAHVERLVLEAFVEKLATLDDGDNKLALNMLCDLYALTSIEDDAAWFMEHGRLTTQRSKQITREIGDLCRRVRPVAGDLVDAFAVPTELLRAPALIQPVVEVRAKRASPVVEVRAKRASKP
- a CDS encoding class I SAM-dependent methyltransferase, with protein sequence MIRKALSRVPGIGDWDEDPLWATFYDWTVEHPRAGGALWRVGINSDLSRLYKAAAEIGAQPAGKRILDIPCGGGVALRGLKPGQGVEYVAGDIAQAMLDRTMRAAEVRGVADQVVPEIADVGNLPFDDASFDMVVTFTGLHCFPDPARAVVEMARVLKPGGVLTGSALFNDTGLRFEPMRRIGRLASVLGPGCTSNDLQGWLAGQGIADVVLEKSGAIGYFRGVKRT
- a CDS encoding TetR/AcrR family transcriptional regulator translates to MRRGSAARREAVFTALRDLLLAKPWGDVTLEAVAKDAGVSRQTLYNSFGSRYGLAQAYTIALADALCDLIAATLEEHRDDPRAGLEAGLQIYLEVAATDPLIQRVRAGDAHPDLVQLVTADAGTLLTHVASRLEVALRNSWPDVDVDQRRTLARTVARIAVSFVPMPPEYDDSPAVIATELSSLLAPR
- a CDS encoding cupin domain-containing protein, with the translated sequence MPAVKIARSESRVTETPNASMTTLASPTQGGTQTLSLWRVAMQTGQRGPQHAFDVEQAWHVLDGTATVVVDTETIDLSAGDTLVLPAGAQRQVSTESGAVFVITGPASGVATPISPEGRGEPVSPAWIA
- a CDS encoding MarR family transcriptional regulator; amino-acid sequence: MSEPGWRVVLLLAGAFRDAVDALHGELAEQGHPEARPLHGFALQAIGPEGCTINELGHRLGVSKQAAAKTAAGLEGAGYVARGSVPGDRRAVQLRCTPRAEEFLAASAAGFEHVMDRWRNQLGAVRFDAMVDALAEVAGDRPIGDLPGWLTQTPTRGSQTPTRGSQTPTRG
- a CDS encoding inorganic diphosphatase, with the translated sequence MEFDVLVEIPKGSRNKYEVDHESGRMRLDRFLFTSTMYPADYGYIEDTLGQDGDPLDALVLLQEPTFPGILIKCRAIGMFRMTDEAGGDDKVLCVPAGDPRMEHLRDINHVANFDRLEIQHFFEVYKDLEPGKSVEGADWVGRVEAEAEINASFERFKLDPH